The Methylacidimicrobium sp. B4 genome contains a region encoding:
- the dnaJ gene encoding molecular chaperone DnaJ: MTSSRDYYEILGVAKGASAEEIKKAYRKLALKYHPDRNAGDRAAEEKFKELSKAYEALSDPERRAAYDRYGPAAFEAQGGATSAGFHDPFEIFKEVFGGSGLFGEGVFGSLFEEAFGVGGNKRSRQERGADLRCDLEIDFEEAALGCEKQIAFPKLDVCSACGGSGVAPGSSRKACPTCHGQGQVRVTRGFLTVAQTCPRCQGTGAVVERPCASCRGEGRVKQTAEMSIKIPAGIDDGYRLRLAGYGERGSAGGPAGDLYVVVHVRRHEVFERQGNDLYCDMPISFVQAALGGEATVPCLVGKATLKIPAGTQSGQVFRLRGRGVADVHGRGIGDLLVRVAVEVPTRLNAEQREKLEAFAASCAPDTHPQQEGFLERAKRFFSGE; the protein is encoded by the coding sequence ATGACCTCTTCCCGGGATTATTACGAGATTCTCGGAGTCGCGAAAGGGGCCAGCGCCGAGGAGATCAAGAAGGCCTACCGCAAGCTGGCCTTGAAGTATCATCCCGATCGAAACGCGGGAGATCGGGCTGCGGAGGAGAAGTTCAAGGAGTTGAGCAAGGCCTACGAGGCGCTCAGCGATCCCGAAAGACGAGCGGCATATGACCGCTACGGGCCTGCAGCCTTTGAGGCGCAGGGAGGAGCGACCAGTGCTGGCTTTCATGATCCCTTCGAGATTTTCAAGGAGGTCTTCGGTGGTTCCGGTCTCTTCGGCGAAGGCGTCTTTGGGAGCCTGTTTGAGGAAGCCTTCGGCGTGGGAGGGAACAAGCGTTCCCGCCAGGAAAGGGGTGCCGATCTCCGTTGCGATCTCGAAATCGACTTCGAGGAGGCGGCCTTGGGCTGCGAAAAGCAGATCGCCTTCCCCAAGCTCGATGTCTGCTCGGCTTGCGGAGGGAGCGGCGTTGCCCCGGGCTCTTCGAGGAAGGCTTGTCCCACCTGTCATGGGCAGGGCCAGGTGCGCGTGACGCGCGGCTTCCTGACCGTCGCGCAGACCTGTCCGCGGTGCCAGGGGACCGGTGCGGTCGTCGAACGGCCCTGCGCCTCCTGTCGGGGAGAAGGGAGGGTGAAACAGACCGCGGAGATGAGCATCAAGATTCCCGCCGGCATCGACGACGGTTATCGGCTTCGTCTGGCGGGCTACGGAGAGCGAGGGTCCGCCGGAGGACCCGCAGGCGATCTCTACGTGGTTGTGCATGTGCGGCGGCACGAGGTCTTCGAAAGGCAGGGAAATGATCTCTATTGCGACATGCCGATCAGCTTCGTGCAGGCAGCACTCGGTGGGGAGGCAACCGTTCCCTGCCTGGTCGGGAAGGCGACGCTCAAGATTCCCGCGGGAACGCAGAGCGGCCAGGTCTTCCGTCTGCGCGGGCGCGGCGTCGCCGATGTGCATGGTCGAGGGATCGGCGATCTACTGGTCCGGGTAGCGGTCGAGGTGCCCACGCGCCTCAATGCGGAGCAGCGTGAAAAGCTCGAGGCCTTTGCGGCGAGCTGTGCGCCCGATACCCATCCGCAGCAGGAAGGCTTTCTCGAACGCGCCAAGCGGTTCTTTAGCGGGGAGTGA